A genomic stretch from Algoriphagus halophilus includes:
- a CDS encoding FAD-dependent oxidoreductase → MKYFTFPILMISLLFGCCQKSTAQTSYDLIIVGGGASGTAAGISAGRLGINTLIIEPTPWLGGMLTSAGVSAIDGNHRLPSGIWGEFKAGLEAYYGGEKNLATGWVSNTLFEPKVGNEILQGMAASVPSLTISLESDWQKAVYEQGVWNLAYLKDGETFHISAPILIDATELGDVAASQGIPYRLGMDARDEIGESFAPEKSNHIIQDLTYVVTLQDYGVGADRTIPEPENYNPEEFACACAHADPISDLAPTLDCDKMMSYGKLPNGKYMINWPNCGNDYYVNMVEMNEEERWSAMEEAKQASLRFIYYIQHELGYRHLGIAEDEYPTKDHLPMIPYHRESRRFEGLVDFTLPYVRTPYEAPNPLYRTGIAVGDYTIDHHHKKNVDAPAIDFIKIRVPSYTIPLGALIPKNHPSLILAEKSISVSNIVNGATRLQPVVLGIGQAAGVLAAVAIKENKPLGEVSIREVQTLLLSQNAYIMPFLDMSPREDHYVAMQKIGATGILKGEGVPYLWANQTWFYPERLVTEYELVEGMRSLYPELKDYWGASGNYLSGERLREILELVKPNTPLLELAQAWKRRGLEGNFTSEKKLNRKEVSVLLDELLNPFSKEVNWEGALKN, encoded by the coding sequence ATGAAATATTTTACTTTTCCTATTTTGATGATCAGCTTGCTTTTTGGCTGCTGCCAAAAGTCAACTGCTCAAACTTCTTATGATCTGATCATCGTAGGAGGCGGGGCAAGTGGTACGGCAGCAGGAATTTCAGCAGGTCGATTGGGGATTAATACATTGATCATTGAACCCACCCCTTGGTTGGGAGGGATGTTGACATCAGCAGGCGTGTCAGCAATTGATGGGAACCACCGGTTACCTTCAGGAATCTGGGGAGAATTTAAAGCTGGGTTAGAGGCATATTATGGAGGGGAAAAGAATTTAGCTACCGGTTGGGTGAGTAATACCCTTTTCGAGCCCAAAGTAGGAAATGAAATTTTACAGGGTATGGCCGCCTCGGTACCTTCTTTAACCATTTCACTGGAGAGTGATTGGCAAAAGGCAGTTTATGAACAAGGGGTTTGGAACCTTGCTTATTTGAAAGATGGTGAGACTTTTCATATTTCAGCTCCAATTCTTATTGATGCCACAGAATTAGGTGATGTAGCTGCCTCTCAAGGCATACCTTATCGCTTGGGCATGGATGCGAGAGATGAAATTGGAGAAAGTTTTGCCCCTGAAAAAAGTAACCATATCATTCAGGATCTAACCTATGTAGTGACCTTACAGGATTATGGAGTGGGAGCGGACCGAACCATACCCGAACCCGAGAATTATAATCCAGAGGAGTTTGCCTGTGCCTGTGCCCATGCTGATCCCATCTCTGATCTAGCTCCTACCTTGGATTGTGATAAAATGATGAGCTATGGAAAACTTCCTAACGGAAAATACATGATCAATTGGCCCAATTGCGGGAATGATTATTATGTAAATATGGTGGAGATGAATGAGGAAGAAAGATGGTCTGCAATGGAAGAAGCCAAGCAAGCCAGTTTAAGATTTATCTATTACATACAGCATGAATTAGGGTACAGACATCTTGGTATTGCAGAAGATGAATATCCAACCAAGGATCATTTGCCAATGATCCCTTATCATCGGGAATCGAGGAGATTTGAGGGGTTGGTTGATTTTACCTTACCCTATGTGAGGACACCATATGAGGCACCTAATCCATTATACCGAACTGGGATTGCAGTAGGAGATTATACCATTGACCATCATCACAAAAAGAACGTAGATGCTCCCGCGATTGATTTCATCAAAATTCGTGTTCCTTCTTATACGATTCCTTTGGGGGCTTTAATACCGAAAAATCACCCTTCGCTAATCCTTGCTGAGAAGAGTATTTCTGTTTCAAATATCGTCAATGGAGCAACTAGGCTTCAGCCAGTGGTGTTAGGAATTGGGCAAGCTGCAGGAGTGTTGGCTGCAGTAGCAATCAAAGAAAATAAACCCTTGGGTGAAGTTTCTATCAGGGAAGTGCAGACCTTATTGCTATCTCAAAATGCCTACATCATGCCTTTTTTGGATATGAGTCCAAGGGAAGATCATTATGTAGCCATGCAGAAAATTGGAGCTACTGGAATTTTAAAAGGAGAGGGTGTCCCTTATCTCTGGGCTAACCAAACTTGGTTTTACCCAGAGCGTTTGGTCACTGAATACGAATTGGTAGAAGGAATGCGGTCTTTATATCCGGAATTGAAGGATTACTGGGGTGCTTCAGGGAATTATTTATCAGGAGAAAGACTTCGGGAAATACTGGAACTTGTGAAGCCCAATACTCCCTTATTGGAACTGGCACAAGCTTGGAAAAGAAGAGGATTGGAAGGGAATTTCACCTCTGAGAAGAAACTCAATCGAAAAGAAGTATCGGTGCTTCTGGATGAGTTGCTAAATCCTTTTTCTAAAGAGGTGAATTGGGAAGGAGCGTTAAAAAATTAA
- a CDS encoding sulfatase family protein encodes MRFKNSIYLSLFTALVGFTSCQNSSSETETPETPDKPNIVLIFADDMGYGDLGVYGATQWKTPHLDQLAADGVRFNQFYVPHAVCSASRAALMTGTYANRLEIFGALDHTAKHGLNPEETTIAEMLKANGYATGMVGKWHLGHQAPFLPTEQGFDSYYGLPYSNDMWPHHPEVKDYYPPLPLYQNTAVIDTLDDQSMLTTNYTEKALEFIEQSKDQPFFLYLAHSMTHVPLFVSEKFKGKSEQGLYGDVMMEVDWSVGQVRKKLEELGLADNTMIIFTSDNGPWLSYGGHAGLTAGLREGKGTSWDGGIREPGIFVWPNHFPAGKVENQAAMTIDILPTLAEITGSKLPDLPIDGRSILPMLEGQEMEPKPYYAYYNRNELQAVIYGKWKMVMPHSYRSIPEGTVMRNDGIPVKYHMLNLDKAALFDLSSDPNETTDVAAKNPEIVAQMNQFAEQARADMGDALTESEGSNLRKHGAIEE; translated from the coding sequence ATGCGATTTAAGAACTCCATATACCTCTCTTTATTTACAGCTTTGGTCGGGTTTACTTCCTGCCAAAACAGCTCATCAGAAACGGAAACACCGGAGACTCCGGACAAACCTAATATCGTATTGATTTTTGCAGATGACATGGGCTATGGGGATTTGGGGGTGTATGGAGCTACCCAGTGGAAAACCCCTCACCTGGACCAATTGGCCGCTGACGGAGTCCGGTTCAATCAGTTTTATGTACCCCATGCAGTTTGTTCTGCCTCCAGAGCAGCCTTAATGACGGGCACCTATGCCAATCGGTTAGAAATCTTTGGAGCTTTGGACCATACTGCAAAACATGGGTTGAACCCAGAGGAAACTACGATTGCAGAAATGCTAAAAGCCAACGGCTATGCAACGGGCATGGTGGGGAAATGGCATCTAGGACATCAGGCTCCTTTCTTACCAACCGAGCAAGGTTTTGATTCTTATTATGGCTTACCCTATTCCAACGATATGTGGCCACATCATCCAGAAGTAAAGGATTATTACCCTCCCCTTCCCTTGTATCAAAACACAGCAGTAATTGACACCTTGGACGATCAAAGTATGCTGACCACCAACTATACCGAGAAGGCTTTGGAATTTATTGAGCAGAGTAAAGACCAGCCATTTTTCCTTTACCTCGCTCATAGCATGACACATGTGCCACTCTTCGTTTCAGAAAAATTCAAAGGCAAGTCAGAACAAGGTTTGTATGGAGATGTAATGATGGAGGTGGATTGGTCTGTGGGCCAGGTAAGAAAGAAATTGGAGGAATTAGGTCTGGCTGACAATACCATGATCATTTTCACTTCTGATAATGGTCCTTGGCTTTCCTATGGAGGTCATGCAGGCTTAACCGCAGGACTTCGTGAAGGAAAAGGAACTTCTTGGGATGGAGGCATCCGGGAACCAGGAATATTTGTCTGGCCAAATCATTTTCCTGCCGGGAAAGTGGAAAATCAAGCCGCGATGACCATTGATATTCTTCCCACGCTGGCAGAAATTACGGGCTCTAAACTGCCTGATTTACCGATTGATGGAAGAAGTATTCTTCCAATGTTGGAGGGTCAAGAAATGGAGCCAAAACCCTATTATGCCTATTACAACAGAAACGAACTACAGGCCGTGATCTATGGGAAATGGAAAATGGTTATGCCACATTCTTACCGAAGTATACCAGAAGGTACAGTCATGAGAAATGACGGAATTCCGGTAAAATACCACATGCTGAATCTGGATAAAGCAGCACTTTTTGACCTGTCTTCCGATCCAAATGAAACAACAGATGTTGCTGCAAAAAATCCAGAAATAGTCGCTCAAATGAATCAATTTGCAGAACAAGCAAGAGCAGATATGGGAGATGCCTTGACAGAATCAGAAGGAAGCAATTTGAGAAAACATGGTGCCATAGAAGAATAA